One Xenopus tropicalis strain Nigerian chromosome 8, UCB_Xtro_10.0, whole genome shotgun sequence genomic window carries:
- the tuft1 gene encoding tuftelin isoform X2, with protein MSSLCTLQHIGLEPEPDHTRTVRLTLREDSPERNDPNKVKPVGRAFALISSRPLRGSPPLNSELIKSKDGDEEIIKVYLKAKAQEKANHEWNVSQLRNEVRQIQEVHVERQNGLRRYGDSWRGAQAAHQEEEFPLDNGKDMRQTAQRLFAKLQEAEKRQHADRKMFEEKLSQCQAEAEQNRRGRLEAQENAAERQKEVEELRRLMSGMEKEHQQLLQKMKQNEDELGKMKSQEKQDEPFQERCEELEKTVGNLKEKIHHLDDMLKSQQRKVRQMIEQLQNSRTAMQEKDSVIQELREKVSWLQAENLELQDKLDHFMSNNPGHTSYLSRGYSKPPAPNFKRVYLPPGSGRPFPLIKLVET; from the exons GACCATACGAGGACTGTACGCCTGACCCTACGGGAGGATTCTCCGGAGAGAAATGACCCCAACAAGGTGAAG CCAGTGGGACGCGCCTTTGCGCTGATCTCCTCCCGACCGCTCCGGGGGTCCCCCCCCCTCAACTCCGAGCTCATAAAGTCCAAAGATGGAGACGAAGAGATCATTAAG GTGTATCTGAAAGCTAAAGCTCAGGAGAAGGCCAACCATGAGTGGAACGTCAGCCAGCTGAGGAATGAAGTGCGGCAAATCCAGGAG GTACACGTGGAGAGGCAGAATGGACTCCGTCGCTATGGAGATTCCTGGCGGGGGGCACAGGCTGCGCACCAG GAAGAGGAATTCCCACTGGACAATGGCAAAGACATGCGCCAGACGGCTCAAAGGCTATTCGCTAAGCTGCAGGAGGCGGAGAAAAGGCAGCATGCCGACCGCAAGATGTTCGAG GAGAAACTGAGCCAGTGCCAGGCGGAGGCTGAACAGAACCGGCGGGGGAGGTTGGAGGCCCAGGAGAACGCGGCTGAGCGCCAGAAAGAAGTGGAGGAACTGAGGCGGCTGATGTCTGGAATGGAGAAA GAACACCAGCAGCTACTGCAGAAGATGAAGCAAAACGAAGACGAACTGGGAAAGATGAAGAGCCAAGAAAAGCAAGATGAACCCTTTCAGGAGAG GTGTGAGGAACTTGAGAAGACGGTGGGTAATCTAAAGGAAAAGATTCATCATTTGGACGACATGTTGAAAAGTCAGCAAAGAAAAGTGCGACAGATGATTGAGCAG CTGCAAAATTCCAGGACAGCAATGCAGGAGAAAGACTCTGTCATTCAGGAGCTGCGGGAGAAGGTTTCTTGGTTACAGGCCGAG AATCTGGAGTTGCAGGATAAACTGGACCACTTCATGTCCAACAACCCAGGACACACTTCCTATCTGTCACGGGGCTACTCCAAACCTCCTGCTCCAAATTT TAAAAGAGTATACCTTCCACCAGGATCTGGACGACCCTTCCCTCTCATTAAGTTGGTGGAGACATGA
- the tuft1 gene encoding tuftelin isoform X1 produces MADPDSWSLILGPWADHTRTVRLTLREDSPERNDPNKVKPVGRAFALISSRPLRGSPPLNSELIKSKDGDEEIIKVYLKAKAQEKANHEWNVSQLRNEVRQIQEARTSLQNLREDITSGSQNSGERDPQPDKVHVERQNGLRRYGDSWRGAQAAHQEEEFPLDNGKDMRQTAQRLFAKLQEAEKRQHADRKMFEEKLSQCQAEAEQNRRGRLEAQENAAERQKEVEELRRLMSGMEKEHQQLLQKMKQNEDELGKMKSQEKQDEPFQERCEELEKTVGNLKEKIHHLDDMLKSQQRKVRQMIEQLQNSRTAMQEKDSVIQELREKVSWLQAENLELQDKLDHFMSNNPGHTSYLSRGYSKPPAPNFKRVYLPPGSGRPFPLIKLVET; encoded by the exons GACCATACGAGGACTGTACGCCTGACCCTACGGGAGGATTCTCCGGAGAGAAATGACCCCAACAAGGTGAAG CCAGTGGGACGCGCCTTTGCGCTGATCTCCTCCCGACCGCTCCGGGGGTCCCCCCCCCTCAACTCCGAGCTCATAAAGTCCAAAGATGGAGACGAAGAGATCATTAAG GTGTATCTGAAAGCTAAAGCTCAGGAGAAGGCCAACCATGAGTGGAACGTCAGCCAGCTGAGGAATGAAGTGCGGCAAATCCAGGAG GCTAGAACATCACTCCAGAACCTAAGGGAAGATATTACATCTGGTTCCCAGAACAGTGGAGAGCGGGACCCCCAGCCTGACAAG GTACACGTGGAGAGGCAGAATGGACTCCGTCGCTATGGAGATTCCTGGCGGGGGGCACAGGCTGCGCACCAG GAAGAGGAATTCCCACTGGACAATGGCAAAGACATGCGCCAGACGGCTCAAAGGCTATTCGCTAAGCTGCAGGAGGCGGAGAAAAGGCAGCATGCCGACCGCAAGATGTTCGAG GAGAAACTGAGCCAGTGCCAGGCGGAGGCTGAACAGAACCGGCGGGGGAGGTTGGAGGCCCAGGAGAACGCGGCTGAGCGCCAGAAAGAAGTGGAGGAACTGAGGCGGCTGATGTCTGGAATGGAGAAA GAACACCAGCAGCTACTGCAGAAGATGAAGCAAAACGAAGACGAACTGGGAAAGATGAAGAGCCAAGAAAAGCAAGATGAACCCTTTCAGGAGAG GTGTGAGGAACTTGAGAAGACGGTGGGTAATCTAAAGGAAAAGATTCATCATTTGGACGACATGTTGAAAAGTCAGCAAAGAAAAGTGCGACAGATGATTGAGCAG CTGCAAAATTCCAGGACAGCAATGCAGGAGAAAGACTCTGTCATTCAGGAGCTGCGGGAGAAGGTTTCTTGGTTACAGGCCGAG AATCTGGAGTTGCAGGATAAACTGGACCACTTCATGTCCAACAACCCAGGACACACTTCCTATCTGTCACGGGGCTACTCCAAACCTCCTGCTCCAAATTT TAAAAGAGTATACCTTCCACCAGGATCTGGACGACCCTTCCCTCTCATTAAGTTGGTGGAGACATGA